A genomic stretch from Mycobacterium malmoense includes:
- a CDS encoding non-ribosomal peptide synthetase — MVHASACSENIRAEVAELLGVAVDAVHPDSNLIGQGLDSIRMMTLAGRWRRQGIAVDFATLAATPTVEAWSELVTAGSPAAGADRPAVAVAGPGDTGEPFPLAPMQHAMWVGRQDNQQYGGVAGHLYVEFDGGPIDPDRLRAAATALARRHPMLRVRFLPDGTQRIAAADECPGVPVTVVDLRGDGDLVEPRLAAIRDAKSHQQLDGAVFELTLTLLPGDRSRLHVDLDMQAADAMSYRTLMSDLAALYLGRDLPELGYSYREYRQAVEARDAVSQPDRDWWAQRIPDLPDPPPLPSIGGRDSRTSTRRWHWLDPASRDALFAHARARGITPAMTLAAAFANALARWSATSRILLNVPLFGRQPLHPDVDLLVGDFTSSLLLDIDLTGAGTPAARARAVQDAMRTAAAHSAYSGLSVLRDLSRHRGTQVLAPVVFTSALGLGELFSADVTKQFGAPAWIISQGPQVLLDAQVTEFDGGVLVNWDVRDGVFAPGVIDAMFGYHIDELLRLAAADDAWDRPGPSALPEAQRAVRDSVNGRAAEPSGEALHDGFFRHAERQPDAPAVFASSGDLSYAQLRDQVSAVAAALRAAGIGVGDTVAVMGPKTAEQVPAVLGILAAGGAYLPIGIDQPRDRTERILATGAVSLALVCGGQRPSLPVPALVVADVLRATPAGGEFRSARIDPGEIAYVLFTSGSTGEPKGVEVAHDAAMNTLECVTRHFDIGPTDRFLALSALEADMSVVEIFAPLRVGGAIVVVDEAHRRDPDVWARLIDTHKVTMLNFMPGSLDMLLDVGAGLGLSSLRAVLVGGDWVRPDQARRLRLESPGVRFAGLGGATETAVHATLFEVSFEDGELANLPADAPAVPYGVPLPNIACRVVDDTGDDCPDWVAGELWVSGRGIARGYRGRPNLTAERFVAHDGRIWYRTGDLARYWPDGTLEFVGRADHRVKVSGYRVELGEIEAAMQRVPGVRGAVAALVPGSAGCDVLAAQVCVDDADLITERIRDALVDLVPAHMIPRHIAVVGRIPFTDAGKIDRRAVARQLEATVSRSGQPGYRAPSTALESALAALVGDLLGLDRVGLDDDFFALGGDSVLATRAVARIRTWLDTPDVMVADIFATRTVSALAGLLAGRERDSRRLDQVAELYLEVIDMDADSVLSAAQRSAKSETAQ, encoded by the coding sequence GTGGTGCATGCCTCGGCGTGCTCGGAGAATATCCGCGCGGAGGTCGCCGAACTGCTCGGCGTCGCCGTGGACGCCGTTCACCCCGACAGCAACCTCATCGGGCAGGGCCTGGACTCCATCCGGATGATGACGCTGGCCGGTCGCTGGCGCCGGCAGGGCATCGCCGTCGATTTCGCCACGCTGGCCGCGACGCCGACGGTCGAGGCCTGGTCCGAGCTGGTAACCGCCGGCTCGCCGGCTGCCGGTGCTGACCGGCCGGCCGTGGCCGTCGCCGGACCCGGGGACACCGGTGAGCCGTTTCCACTGGCGCCGATGCAACACGCCATGTGGGTGGGCCGCCAGGATAACCAGCAGTACGGCGGGGTGGCCGGGCACCTCTACGTCGAGTTCGACGGCGGCCCGATCGACCCGGATCGCCTGCGCGCGGCCGCCACCGCGCTGGCGCGTCGCCATCCGATGCTGCGGGTGCGGTTCCTGCCCGACGGCACCCAGCGCATCGCCGCGGCAGACGAATGCCCGGGTGTCCCCGTGACGGTGGTGGACCTGCGGGGTGACGGTGATCTTGTCGAGCCGCGGCTGGCGGCCATCCGCGACGCCAAATCGCACCAGCAGCTCGACGGTGCGGTGTTCGAACTCACGTTGACGCTGTTACCCGGCGACCGTTCCCGGTTGCACGTCGATCTGGACATGCAGGCCGCCGACGCGATGAGCTACCGCACCCTGATGTCGGACCTGGCCGCCCTCTACCTCGGGCGCGACCTACCCGAATTAGGTTACAGCTACCGGGAATACCGCCAGGCCGTCGAGGCGCGGGATGCCGTGTCGCAACCCGACCGGGACTGGTGGGCGCAGCGCATCCCGGATCTGCCCGACCCGCCGCCGCTGCCGTCCATCGGCGGGCGAGACTCACGCACGAGCACCCGCCGCTGGCACTGGCTGGACCCGGCATCCCGCGACGCGCTGTTCGCCCACGCCCGAGCGCGCGGCATTACCCCGGCGATGACGCTGGCCGCGGCGTTCGCCAATGCGTTGGCGCGCTGGTCGGCCACGTCGCGGATCCTGCTGAACGTCCCGCTGTTTGGGCGCCAGCCGCTGCACCCCGACGTCGACCTGCTGGTCGGCGACTTCACCTCGTCGCTGCTGCTCGACATCGACCTGACCGGCGCCGGCACCCCGGCGGCGCGGGCACGGGCGGTGCAGGACGCCATGCGGACCGCCGCCGCCCATTCCGCCTACTCCGGGCTGTCGGTGCTGCGCGATCTGAGCCGCCATCGCGGCACCCAGGTGCTGGCACCGGTGGTGTTCACCAGCGCGCTGGGCCTCGGGGAACTGTTCAGTGCCGATGTCACAAAGCAATTCGGTGCACCCGCATGGATCATTTCCCAGGGCCCCCAGGTGCTGCTCGACGCCCAGGTCACCGAGTTCGACGGTGGGGTGCTGGTGAATTGGGACGTGCGCGACGGCGTCTTCGCTCCGGGCGTCATCGACGCCATGTTCGGCTACCACATCGACGAGCTGCTCCGGTTGGCCGCCGCGGACGACGCCTGGGACCGGCCCGGCCCGTCAGCACTGCCGGAAGCGCAACGGGCGGTGCGGGACTCGGTCAACGGCCGCGCCGCCGAACCCAGCGGAGAAGCCTTGCACGACGGGTTCTTCCGGCACGCCGAGCGGCAGCCCGACGCGCCGGCGGTGTTCGCCAGCTCCGGGGACCTCAGCTACGCGCAGTTGCGTGACCAGGTGTCGGCGGTGGCCGCGGCGCTGCGCGCGGCGGGCATCGGCGTCGGCGACACGGTCGCGGTAATGGGCCCGAAGACCGCCGAGCAGGTGCCGGCCGTGCTGGGCATCCTGGCCGCCGGCGGCGCCTATTTACCGATCGGCATCGACCAGCCCCGCGACCGCACCGAACGCATCCTCGCGACCGGCGCCGTGAGCCTGGCCCTGGTGTGCGGCGGGCAGCGGCCGTCGTTGCCGGTGCCCGCATTGGTGGTTGCGGACGTGCTGCGCGCCACGCCTGCCGGCGGCGAATTCCGGTCCGCCAGAATCGATCCCGGCGAGATCGCCTACGTGTTGTTCACCTCGGGCTCGACGGGGGAGCCCAAGGGAGTGGAGGTGGCCCACGACGCCGCGATGAACACCCTGGAGTGCGTTACCCGGCACTTCGACATCGGTCCCACCGATCGTTTCCTGGCCCTCTCGGCCCTGGAGGCCGACATGTCGGTGGTGGAGATCTTCGCGCCCCTGCGGGTCGGCGGTGCCATCGTTGTTGTCGACGAAGCACACCGGCGCGATCCCGATGTCTGGGCCCGGCTCATCGACACCCACAAAGTCACGATGCTCAATTTCATGCCCGGCTCCCTGGACATGCTGCTGGACGTCGGTGCCGGGCTGGGACTGTCGTCGCTGCGGGCAGTGCTGGTCGGCGGTGATTGGGTGCGGCCCGACCAGGCGCGTCGACTGCGGCTCGAGTCGCCCGGCGTGCGATTCGCCGGGTTGGGCGGTGCGACTGAAACCGCCGTCCACGCAACACTTTTCGAGGTGTCCTTCGAGGACGGCGAACTTGCCAACCTGCCGGCGGACGCGCCCGCGGTTCCTTACGGCGTGCCGTTGCCGAACATCGCCTGCCGGGTCGTCGACGACACGGGCGATGACTGCCCCGACTGGGTGGCCGGAGAGCTCTGGGTGTCCGGGCGCGGAATCGCCCGCGGCTATCGTGGCCGACCCAACCTGACCGCGGAGCGTTTCGTCGCGCATGACGGCCGGATCTGGTATCGCACCGGCGATCTGGCCCGCTACTGGCCGGACGGCACCCTGGAATTCGTCGGCCGCGCCGATCACCGCGTCAAGGTCAGCGGATACCGCGTCGAGCTCGGCGAGATCGAGGCCGCGATGCAACGAGTACCGGGCGTGCGCGGGGCGGTGGCCGCCCTGGTCCCCGGGTCGGCAGGGTGCGACGTGCTGGCCGCGCAGGTGTGCGTCGACGATGCCGACCTCATCACGGAGCGGATTCGCGACGCTCTCGTCGATCTCGTTCCGGCGCACATGATTCCACGCCACATAGCGGTGGTGGGGCGCATCCCGTTCACCGATGCGGGCAAGATCGACCGCCGTGCCGTCGCCCGCCAACTGGAAGCCACGGTTTCCCGCTCGGGTCAACCTGGCTACCGGGCCCCGTCGACGGCGCTGGAATCCGCTCTCGCCGCACTCGTGGGCGATCTGCTCGGCCTGGACAGGGTTGGCCTCGACGATGATTTCTTCGCGCTCGGTGGGGATTCGGTGCTGGCTACCCGGGCGGTCGCCCGCATCCGCACCTGGCTGGACACCCCGGACGTCATGGTCGCCGACATCTTCGCTACAAGAACCGTTTCGGCGCTTGCCGGCTTGCTCGCCGGCCGCGAGCGCGACAGCAGGCGGCTCGATCAGGTTGCCGAGTTGTACCTCGAGGTCATCGACATGGACGCCGACTCTGTTCTCTCTGCCGCTCAACGCTCCGCCAAAAGCGAAACAGCGCAATGA
- a CDS encoding (2,3-dihydroxybenzoyl)adenylate synthase, with the protein MPPNATHPFAGGLDGFVPFPADRAASYRAAGYWTSRTLDTILTDAARRWPDRVAVIDALADDGLSYAELDERADRAAAGLRGLGIAPGDRVLLQLPNSSRFAVALFGLLRAGAIPVMCLPGHRAAELAHFAAVSQAAGLLIPDAANGFDYPAMARGLVEDHPALKHVVVDGDPGPFVSWVRLCDQSPARAPATSSADPESPALLLVSGGTTGTPKLIPRTHDDYVFNATASAEVCRLDPDDVYLVVLPAGHNFPLACPGLLGAMTAGATTVFGTDPSPEAAFAAIAHHGVTVTALVPALAKLWAQACEWEPVTPKSLRLLQVGGARLEPTDARLVHSALTPGLQQVFGMAEGLLNYTRLDDPPELVENTQGRPLCAGDELRIVDAAGTPVAPGEEGELLARGPYTINGYFRAARENGRCFDPDGFYRSGDLVRRRDDGYLVVTGRVKDVICRGGETIAAADLEEHMLSHSAIFSAAAVPVPDPYLGEKICAAVVFSGEPVSLAELNAHLDERGVAAHARPDMLVAMAALPTTPIGKVDKKAIARQVGGA; encoded by the coding sequence ATGCCCCCGAACGCCACTCACCCGTTTGCCGGAGGCCTGGACGGATTCGTGCCATTCCCCGCCGATCGGGCCGCCTCCTACCGGGCTGCCGGCTACTGGACGAGCCGGACCCTGGACACGATCCTGACGGACGCGGCGCGACGCTGGCCCGACCGGGTCGCCGTGATCGACGCCCTGGCGGACGACGGATTGAGCTATGCCGAACTCGACGAGCGGGCCGACCGCGCCGCCGCCGGGCTGCGCGGCCTGGGCATCGCGCCGGGCGACCGGGTCCTGCTGCAGCTGCCGAACAGCTCCCGGTTCGCGGTGGCGCTGTTCGGCCTGCTGCGGGCGGGGGCGATCCCGGTTATGTGCCTGCCCGGCCACCGGGCCGCCGAATTGGCGCATTTCGCCGCCGTCAGCCAGGCCGCCGGGCTCCTGATCCCCGATGCGGCAAACGGTTTCGACTACCCGGCGATGGCGCGCGGGCTCGTCGAGGATCATCCCGCGCTGAAGCATGTCGTCGTCGACGGCGACCCGGGGCCGTTCGTCTCGTGGGTACGCTTGTGCGACCAAAGCCCCGCCCGCGCGCCTGCGACATCGTCGGCCGACCCGGAATCGCCTGCCCTGCTGCTGGTTTCCGGCGGCACCACCGGCACCCCCAAACTCATTCCCCGCACCCACGACGACTACGTTTTCAACGCGACCGCGAGCGCCGAGGTCTGCCGGCTCGATCCCGACGACGTCTACCTGGTGGTGCTGCCCGCGGGGCATAACTTCCCGTTGGCCTGTCCGGGCCTGCTCGGCGCGATGACGGCGGGCGCCACCACGGTGTTCGGCACCGACCCCAGCCCGGAGGCCGCCTTTGCCGCCATCGCGCACCACGGCGTCACGGTCACCGCCCTGGTGCCGGCATTGGCCAAGCTGTGGGCACAAGCCTGTGAGTGGGAACCGGTGACTCCGAAGTCGTTGCGGCTCTTGCAGGTTGGTGGCGCTCGGCTGGAGCCGACGGACGCCCGCCTGGTGCATTCCGCGTTGACGCCGGGCCTGCAGCAGGTGTTCGGGATGGCCGAGGGGCTGCTAAATTACACCCGCCTCGACGACCCACCGGAGCTCGTCGAGAACACCCAGGGGCGGCCGCTGTGCGCCGGCGACGAACTGCGCATCGTCGACGCCGCCGGCACGCCCGTAGCGCCCGGGGAGGAGGGCGAGCTGCTGGCGCGCGGACCGTACACGATCAACGGCTACTTCCGTGCCGCGCGCGAAAACGGGCGCTGCTTCGATCCCGACGGCTTCTACCGCAGCGGCGACCTCGTGCGCCGCCGCGACGACGGCTACCTGGTGGTCACCGGCCGGGTCAAAGACGTCATCTGCCGCGGCGGGGAGACCATCGCCGCGGCAGACCTCGAGGAGCATATGCTGAGCCATTCCGCGATCTTTTCGGCCGCGGCGGTTCCGGTGCCCGATCCCTACTTAGGCGAAAAGATCTGCGCTGCAGTCGTTTTCAGCGGTGAACCGGTCAGCCTCGCGGAGTTGAACGCCCACCTCGACGAGCGCGGGGTGGCCGCCCACGCCCGGCCCGACATGCTGGTCGCGATGGCGGCGCTGCCCACCACACCGATCGGCAAGGTCGACAAGAAGGCGATCGCCCGCCAGGTCGGCGGGGCGTAA
- a CDS encoding flavin-containing monooxygenase, translating into MADHRTYAALIVGAGFTGLGTAIRLAQAGIHDIVILERADRVGGTWRDTTYPGASSDIPSLLYSYSFVKNPTWSRTYSPAPEICGHLEDMATRFDLRRHIWFGHEVSELTFDDGTGVWNAKTRDRKRFRARTVVLASGPLSDASFPDIRGLDSYRGHAIHSARWDYGYDLTGKRVAVIGTGASAIQIVPELVKQAAFVKVFQRTPCWVLPRLDPFFGQATPPAVQSLFAKVPVTQQLARQALFWGHEASAAALVWNTPLTSLVARLGRAHLRMQVKDPWLRRQLTPDFAPGCKRMLISSDYYSALQRDNCKLIDWPIATLSPVGIRTSDGIEHHLDCIVFATGYDVHLTGPPFPVTGLGGRSLAAEWADGARAYKSINAHGYPNLFFMTGPNSGPGHNSLLVYIEGQLDYAVRGIATILDNDLRYLDVREDVQRRYNERIQRRLTKTTWMSGCRSWYLTKDGYNASMYPGFATQYLRQMRNFRYGDYYAVARHARARVTSPA; encoded by the coding sequence GTGGCAGACCACCGAACCTACGCGGCACTGATCGTCGGGGCCGGCTTCACCGGGCTGGGAACGGCGATCCGGTTGGCGCAAGCCGGAATTCACGACATCGTCATCCTGGAGCGCGCCGACCGGGTCGGCGGAACCTGGCGCGACACGACATATCCGGGCGCCAGCAGCGACATCCCGTCCCTGCTGTACTCCTACTCGTTCGTCAAGAACCCGACGTGGTCGCGAACGTACTCGCCCGCCCCGGAGATCTGCGGCCACCTCGAGGACATGGCGACCAGGTTCGACCTCCGCCGCCACATCTGGTTCGGCCACGAGGTCAGCGAACTGACCTTCGACGACGGGACTGGTGTGTGGAACGCAAAGACACGCGATCGCAAGCGGTTTCGTGCGCGCACCGTCGTACTGGCTTCCGGTCCGCTGTCCGACGCCAGCTTTCCGGACATCAGGGGCCTGGACAGCTATCGCGGACACGCGATCCACAGTGCGCGTTGGGATTACGGCTACGACCTCACCGGCAAGCGGGTCGCCGTCATCGGCACCGGCGCCAGCGCCATCCAGATCGTTCCCGAACTCGTCAAGCAAGCCGCGTTCGTCAAGGTGTTCCAGCGCACCCCGTGCTGGGTGCTGCCGCGCCTGGACCCCTTCTTTGGGCAAGCCACCCCACCGGCGGTGCAATCGCTATTCGCCAAAGTTCCTGTCACGCAACAACTTGCGCGGCAGGCGCTGTTCTGGGGCCATGAAGCCAGCGCCGCGGCTTTGGTCTGGAACACGCCGCTGACCTCGCTGGTTGCCCGACTGGGGCGGGCGCACCTGCGGATGCAGGTCAAAGACCCGTGGCTGCGTCGCCAGCTGACGCCCGACTTCGCGCCGGGCTGCAAACGCATGCTGATATCCAGCGATTACTACTCGGCGCTGCAACGCGACAACTGCAAGCTCATCGACTGGCCGATCGCGACGCTGAGCCCGGTCGGTATCCGCACCAGCGACGGCATCGAACACCACCTCGACTGCATCGTGTTCGCTACCGGTTACGACGTCCACCTGACCGGGCCACCGTTTCCGGTCACCGGGCTCGGCGGCCGGTCGCTGGCCGCCGAATGGGCCGACGGCGCACGGGCATACAAGAGCATCAACGCCCACGGATATCCGAATTTGTTCTTCATGACCGGACCCAATTCGGGGCCCGGCCACAACTCGCTGCTGGTCTACATCGAAGGGCAGCTCGATTACGCGGTGCGCGGCATCGCCACCATCCTCGACAACGACCTGCGCTACCTCGACGTGCGGGAAGACGTCCAGCGCCGCTACAACGAGCGCATTCAGCGCCGGCTCACCAAGACGACCTGGATGTCGGGTTGCCGCAGCTGGTATCTCACCAAGGATGGGTACAACGCGTCCATGTACCCGGGGTTCGCGACGCAGTATCTTCGCCAGATGAGGAATTTCCGCTATGGCGACTACTACGCCGTCGCGCGTCACGCCAGGGCGCGCGTCACATCCCCCGCCTGA
- a CDS encoding thioesterase II family protein, protein MTLSVPATFAPWIKRVPGPRRVGAAVVFPHAGAAAASYRTLAAALAAGGDDTFIVQYPQRADRLRDPAPETVHDLARGLFEAGPWASVAPLRLFGHSMGAVVAFEFARIAEARGVEVRKLWVSAGPAPCVVAAMPDLPTSDDGLLADIADLGGTDPKLLADEEFTELLTIAARADYQAFNRYAPGPDVRIRADMHVLGGRDDHRIDADALRRWENHTEGACQLSFYDGGHFYVNEHIDAVAALVNADV, encoded by the coding sequence ATGACATTAAGCGTGCCGGCCACCTTTGCGCCCTGGATCAAACGGGTCCCAGGCCCGCGGCGCGTGGGCGCTGCCGTGGTATTCCCGCATGCCGGGGCGGCCGCCGCGAGCTATCGGACATTGGCCGCGGCCCTGGCCGCCGGCGGCGACGACACCTTCATCGTGCAATACCCGCAGCGGGCCGACCGGCTGCGCGACCCCGCCCCCGAAACCGTGCACGACCTCGCCCGCGGGCTGTTCGAGGCCGGGCCATGGGCTAGCGTCGCGCCGCTGCGGCTGTTCGGGCACAGCATGGGCGCCGTCGTCGCGTTCGAATTCGCCCGCATCGCCGAAGCCCGCGGCGTCGAGGTGCGCAAGCTGTGGGTGTCGGCCGGTCCGGCGCCGTGCGTGGTGGCCGCGATGCCCGACCTGCCCACCAGCGACGACGGACTGCTCGCCGACATCGCCGATCTCGGCGGCACCGATCCCAAGCTGCTCGCCGACGAAGAATTCACCGAACTGCTGACCATCGCGGCCCGGGCCGACTACCAGGCGTTCAACCGCTACGCCCCCGGTCCCGACGTCCGCATACGCGCCGACATGCACGTGCTGGGCGGCCGGGATGACCACCGCATCGATGCCGACGCCCTACGACGGTGGGAAAACCACACCGAGGGCGCCTGCCAGCTGTCGTTCTACGACGGCGGCCACTTCTACGTCAACGAGCACATCGATGCCGTCGCCGCGCTGGTGAATGCCGATGTCTGA
- a CDS encoding SDR family NAD(P)-dependent oxidoreductase, which yields MFGPLDRLLKRSTTTSHGASAVVTGAGSGIGAAFAIELGRRGGAVVCGDIDEAAAQRTVDEVTRQGAKATAIRCDVSRFDDVAALAEQSRSWFEGAPTLVINNAGVGAGGAAIGDASLDDWAWTLGVNLWGPIYGCHVFTPILREAGPSHAPRGIINVASAAAFGSAPGMAAYNVSKAGVLSLSETLAAELSGTAIRVTVLCPTFVKTNIIESGRISEESGELAAKLMRWTGLSPDKVARACLDAHDRGELYCMPQFDAKIGWNAKRLAPQAYTRAVGLVSRALP from the coding sequence ATGTTCGGGCCGCTCGACCGGCTGCTGAAGAGGTCGACCACCACCAGCCACGGTGCGTCGGCGGTGGTGACCGGCGCCGGCAGCGGCATCGGTGCGGCGTTCGCCATCGAACTCGGGCGTCGCGGCGGCGCGGTGGTCTGTGGCGACATTGACGAAGCCGCCGCCCAACGGACCGTCGACGAAGTCACCAGGCAGGGCGCCAAAGCCACCGCGATCCGCTGCGACGTGTCCCGGTTCGACGACGTGGCCGCCTTGGCGGAGCAGTCGCGCTCCTGGTTCGAGGGGGCGCCCACGCTGGTGATCAACAACGCCGGCGTCGGTGCCGGCGGCGCGGCCATCGGCGATGCGTCCCTGGACGATTGGGCGTGGACCCTGGGCGTCAACCTGTGGGGACCCATCTATGGCTGCCACGTGTTCACGCCGATCCTGCGCGAAGCCGGCCCGTCGCACGCCCCACGGGGCATCATCAACGTCGCGTCCGCGGCAGCGTTCGGATCGGCTCCCGGCATGGCCGCCTACAACGTCAGCAAGGCCGGCGTGCTCTCGTTATCGGAAACGCTGGCGGCCGAATTGTCCGGCACCGCGATCAGGGTCACCGTGTTGTGCCCGACCTTCGTCAAGACCAACATCATCGAATCCGGCCGCATCAGCGAGGAGTCCGGCGAGCTGGCCGCCAAATTGATGCGGTGGACTGGCCTTTCGCCCGACAAAGTCGCGCGGGCGTGCCTGGACGCGCACGACCGCGGCGAGCTGTACTGCATGCCGCAGTTCGATGCCAAGATCGGCTGGAATGCCAAGCGTCTTGCCCCACAGGCATATACACGCGCGGTCGGCCTGGTATCCCGGGCCCTACCCTGA
- a CDS encoding MerR family transcriptional regulator, translating to MATDRPSRPEPGTIASVLYSVRRAPKRVRRQSREFIEAAVAQLFDAAVRHPHDVTVSGEYRIDDLARLAGTTTRNIRVYRDRGLLPPPLRVGRIALFNDTHLTRLRLITSMLDRGYNIAHVREMLSAWEEGKNLGDVLGLETAIVGTWTTEKPETVPLADAQRLVGDPRAFERLVALQVIRVDGTRATLTRPKLIEAFNEIRGYGVKLDKLIDLHEQIVPEIDKISDLLVRAGAEHVVDRIKPGQPLPPDAEIAELITMLVRFRTQAVATVTATLAASIESNIESLVSRILADYLSSEPDAALA from the coding sequence ATGGCAACCGACCGACCGTCACGACCCGAACCCGGCACGATCGCCAGCGTGTTATATAGCGTGCGGCGTGCACCCAAGCGCGTGCGGCGTCAGTCGCGCGAATTTATCGAGGCCGCGGTGGCACAGCTTTTCGACGCCGCGGTCCGCCACCCGCACGATGTCACGGTGTCCGGTGAGTACCGAATCGACGACCTGGCCCGGCTGGCGGGCACCACCACCCGCAACATCCGGGTGTACCGCGACCGCGGGCTGTTGCCTCCGCCGTTGCGCGTCGGCCGCATCGCGTTGTTCAACGACACCCATCTCACGAGGCTGCGGCTGATTACCTCGATGCTCGACCGCGGATACAACATCGCCCACGTGCGCGAAATGCTCAGCGCGTGGGAGGAGGGCAAGAACCTGGGCGACGTGCTGGGCCTGGAGACGGCCATCGTGGGCACCTGGACCACCGAAAAACCGGAAACCGTGCCGCTCGCCGACGCCCAGCGGCTCGTCGGTGACCCACGCGCATTCGAGCGGCTGGTCGCGCTGCAGGTGATCCGGGTCGACGGCACGCGGGCCACCCTCACCCGGCCCAAACTGATCGAGGCGTTCAACGAGATCCGTGGCTACGGCGTCAAATTGGACAAACTTATCGACCTGCACGAGCAGATCGTGCCCGAGATCGACAAGATCAGCGACTTGCTGGTGCGCGCCGGGGCCGAACACGTCGTGGACCGGATCAAGCCGGGTCAGCCGCTGCCCCCGGACGCCGAGATTGCCGAGCTGATCACCATGCTGGTCCGGTTCCGCACGCAGGCCGTGGCAACCGTGACCGCCACCCTCGCGGCGTCGATCGAATCGAACATCGAGTCTCTGGTCAGCCGCATACTCGCCGACTACCTGTCGTCGGAACCGGATGCCGCGCTGGCCTAG
- a CDS encoding reductase: MAVDMEAMLAKIKDRQWALADIDWDAPGAETIRGEFRPKLKAFMADLCWIENVGARGFAALAKKAPNPTLAEIYRYFHAEEQRHANAEMALMKRWGMLDDGEFPKPNVNIRLAIEWLDTYADGMPLSVLGTVIPMLEVALDGALLKFLLDTVEDPVCHQVFEKINNDESRHIAVDFAVLDMIGHAKARRLTIEFVGTIASPGVIIGTLTYIPLLNRVRNEMAGMGMEPERLYNAVKRFKQLGERGERTWRVPAYQLLKRHAAMVVNPDHPYHLLANSMVWLSNRYPKPLLKPVPSWFKELTYRPAA; the protein is encoded by the coding sequence ATGGCCGTCGACATGGAAGCCATGCTCGCCAAGATCAAGGATCGCCAGTGGGCGCTCGCCGACATCGATTGGGACGCACCGGGTGCCGAAACCATCCGGGGAGAGTTCCGCCCCAAGCTGAAGGCGTTCATGGCCGACCTGTGCTGGATCGAAAACGTGGGCGCCCGCGGATTCGCGGCGCTGGCCAAGAAGGCTCCCAACCCGACGCTGGCCGAGATCTACCGGTATTTCCACGCCGAAGAGCAACGCCACGCCAACGCCGAAATGGCGTTGATGAAACGCTGGGGCATGCTCGACGACGGCGAGTTTCCGAAGCCCAACGTCAACATCCGGTTGGCCATCGAGTGGCTCGACACGTACGCCGACGGCATGCCGCTGTCCGTGCTCGGCACCGTCATCCCCATGCTCGAGGTCGCCCTCGACGGTGCGCTGCTGAAGTTCCTGCTGGACACCGTGGAGGACCCGGTGTGCCATCAGGTGTTCGAGAAGATCAACAACGACGAATCACGGCATATAGCCGTCGATTTCGCGGTGCTCGACATGATCGGGCACGCCAAGGCGCGCCGGCTGACCATCGAATTCGTCGGCACCATCGCGTCACCGGGCGTGATCATCGGCACGCTGACGTACATCCCGCTGCTCAACCGGGTGCGCAACGAGATGGCCGGCATGGGCATGGAGCCCGAGCGACTCTACAACGCGGTCAAGCGTTTCAAGCAACTCGGCGAGCGCGGCGAACGCACCTGGCGGGTGCCCGCCTATCAACTCCTCAAGCGGCACGCCGCGATGGTGGTCAACCCCGATCACCCCTATCACCTGCTGGCCAACTCCATGGTGTGGTTGTCGAATCGCTACCCCAAACCCCTACTCAAGCCGGTGCCCAGCTGGTTCAAGGAACTCACCTACCGACCGGCGGCGTGA